A region of Larimichthys crocea isolate SSNF chromosome X, L_crocea_2.0, whole genome shotgun sequence DNA encodes the following proteins:
- the pnpla6 gene encoding neuropathy target esterase isoform X3, producing the protein MGQSTSDQEVQENNPEDGFNNFKSFVEEELQTRMMVGMVIGAGFSIVLIAILIFFILRRIKLRNIEAQEAPKYRFRKRDKVMFYGRKIMRKVSQSTSSLVGTSSSSRPRLKKKQKMLNIAKKILRFKKEVPTLQAKEPPPSVLEADLTEFDVANSHLPSEVLYMLKNVRVLGHFEKPLFLELCKHMVFVQFQQGEYVFRPGQPDSSIYVVQDGKLELCLTGADGKESVVKEVYPGDSVHSLLSILDVITGHQKPYRTVSARAAEVSTVLRLPVEAFLSIFEKYPESLVRVVQIIMVRLQRVTVLALHNYLGLTNELFSHEMQPSRLPPPSPHPTRTSPIRHGKRFGSLTVPEEHREAAIKGEAIGGEQGKDGATVPTLSRTISMPVDIAGIQKSLRSDFDMAYERGRISVSAEDGNTPPTFTRSVSQDQRERRVTVDEVPSGIYLYPEEESGVDNIFTPVSNRSSAALFEEAQKEILKLMKIEDPSLLNGRVTLHHAKAGAVLARQGDQDVSLHFVLSGCLHVYQRMINKQEAVCLFVTHPGEMVGQLAVLTGEPLIFTIKAIRDCTYLKISKSDFYEIMREQPSVVLSAAHTVAIRMSPFVRQMDFAIDWMAVEAGRALYRQDDQSDCTYIVLNGRLRSVIRKTNGKKELVGEYGRGDLIGVVEALTRQPRATTVHAVRDTELVKLPEGTLNNIKRRYPQVVTRLIHLLGQKILGNLQQGRGPFSGSALSLPTMTTSADVTNPASNLSTVAVLPVCDEVPINAFNLELSHALSAIGPTLLLTSEIIRERLGASALDSIHEYRLSGWLAQQEDINRIVLYQTDNSMTPWTQRCIRQADCILIVGLGDQEPSLGELEQMLENTAVRALKQLVLLHKEDGPGPSRTVEWLNMRSWCSGHLHLKCPRRVFSRRSPSKLREVYEKVFEKTADRHSDFSRLARVLTGNSIALVLGGGGARGCSHVGVIKAMEEAGIPIDIVGGTSIGSFIGALYAEERSAVRTKQRAREWSKAMNSVFKTVLDLTYPITSMFSGSAFNTSIYKVFQDRQAEDLWLPYFNVTTDITASAMRVHQDGSLWRYVRASMTLSGYLPPLCDPKDGNLLMDGGYINNLPADIARNMGARTVIAIDVGSQDETDLCNYGDCLSGWWLLWKRINPWAEKVKVPDMAEIQSRLAYVSCVRQLEVVKKSAYCEYIRPPIDRFKTMDFGKFDEIYDVGFQHGKLVFTGWARGDIIENMLKDHRSADYNDSKITDSCTCTGADFTDLAEIVSRIEPVQSYVAAEEESDCLTEYEEDGMDTVREEEGEEEEEEAEDPEDHSPGEWGQNGVFQTDEEKSVRQRRKLTSDTSEVSDC; encoded by the exons ATGGGACAGAGTACCTCGGATCAAGAGGTCCAAGAAAACAACCCAGAG GACGGGTTTAACAACTTTAAGTCATTTGTGGAGGAGGAACTACAGACACGCATG ATGGTGGGGATGGTGATTGGTGCGGGCTTCTCCATAGTCCTCATCGCCatcctcatcttcttcatcttgcGGAGGATTAAGCTTCGAA ACATAGAAGCTCAAGAGGCGCCCAAGTACCGCTTTCGCAAGAGAGACAAAGTCATGTTCTATGGGCGAAAGATCATGCgcaaa GTCTCCCAGTCTACCTCTTCTCTGGTGGGAACATCATCCTCCTCTCGGCCACGTctaaagaagaagcagaagatgCTCAACATTGCCAAAAA GATCCTGCGCTTTAAAAAGGAGGTGCCCACCCTGCAGGCCAAGGAGCCCCCTCCATCAGTGCTAGAGGCTGACCTCACCGAGTTTGATGTGGCCAACTCCCACCTCCCCTCTGAGGTGCTCTATATGCTCAAAAACGTCCG AGTGCTGGGTCACTTTGAGAAGCCCCTCTTCCTAGAGCTGTGCAAACACATGGTGTTTGTGCAGTTCCAACAAGGGGAGTACGTCTTCAGGCCAGGCCAGCCTGACAGCAGCATCTACGTGGTTCAGGATGGAAAACTAGAATTGTGCCTTACTGGAGCG GATGGCAAAGAAAGTGTGGTGAAGGAGGTTTACCCAGGAGACAGTGTCCACAGCCTCCTCAGCATCCTGGATGTCATCACA GGCCACCAGAAGCCTTACAGAACGGTGTCAGCACGGGCTGCAGAGGTTTCCACTGTTCTCCGTTTACCTGTAGAAGCCTTCCTCTCTATATTTGAGAAGTACCCTGAGAGTCTTGTGCGGGTAGTACAg ATTATCATGGTTCGTCTCCAGAGAGTAACAGTCCTCGCCCTGCACAACTATCTGGGGCTCACAAATGAGCTTTTCAGCCAT GAAATGCAGCCATCGCGTCTGCCACCACCGTCTCCCCATCCGACCCGCACTAGTCCCATCCGTCATGGCAAGCGCTTCGGCAGCCTGACAGTGCCCGAGGAGCACCGGGAAGCTGCCATTAAGGGTGAAGCTATAG GAGGGGAACAAGGCAAAGATGGAGCGACAGTGCCAACTCTTAGCAGGACCATCTCTATGCCTGTAGACATCGCTG GTATACAGAAAAGTCTGAGATCAGACTTTGACATGGCGTACGAAAGGGGACGGATCTCAGTCTCTGCAGAGGATGGAAACACTCCTCCTACTTTTACTCGG TCTGTGTCCCAGGACCAGCGGGAGAGGAGGGTGACAGTAGATGAAGTTCCCTCAGGGATTTATCTGTATCCAGAGGAAGAGTCAGGAGTGGACAATATTTTCACACCTGTATCCAACCGATCCAGTGCAGCTCTGTTTGAGGAAGCTCAAAAAGAGATCCTCAAACTCATGAAGATTgag GACCCATCCTTGTTAAATGGGAGAGTGACTCTGCACCATGCAAAAGCTGGAGCTGTCTTAGCCAGACAGGGAGACCAG GATGTGAGTCTGCACTTTGTCCTGTCTGGTTGTCTGCATGTCTACCAACGGATGATTAACAAGCAAGAGGCCGTCTGCTTGTTTGTGACCCACCCTGGGGAGATGGTGGGCCAGCTCGCTGTGCTCACTGGAGAGCCCCTCATCTTCACCATCAAGGCCATCCGGGACTGTACTTACCTCAAGATCTCAAAGTCGGATTTCTACGA GATCATGAGGGAGCAGCCCAGCGTGGTTCTCAGTGCTGCACACACAGTGGCAATCCGCATGTCCCCTTTTGTCAGACAGATGGACTTTGCTATCGACTGGATGGCTGTGGAGGCTGGCAGAGCCCTTTACAG ACAGGATGACCAATCAGACTGCACCTACATTGTTCTAAATGGACGCCTGCGTTCAGTCATCCGCAAGACAAATGGCAAGAAAGAACTAGTTGGGGAATATGGCAGAGGAGACCTCATTGGAGTG GTGGAGGCCTTAACCAGACAGCCAAGGGCCACCACCGTCCACGctgtgagagacacagagctggTCAAACTGCCTGAGGGAACGCTCAACAACATCAAAAGACGATATCCCCAG GTGGTGACGCGGTTGATCCACTTGTTAGGACAGAAGATTCTGGGGAACCTCCAGCAGGGTCGTGGGCCTTTCTCAG GTTCAGCCCTGAGTCTGCCCACCATGACAACCAGTGCTGATGTCACCAACCCCGCCAGCAACCTCTCCACTGTGGCTGTCCTGCCTGTATGTGATGAGGTGCCAATCAACGCGTTCAACCTGGAGCTCAGCCATGCCCTCAGTGCCATCG GGCCCACTCTGCTATTAACTAGTGAGATAATCAGAGAGCGACTGGGTGCGTCTGCTTTGGACAG TATCCACGAGTATCGTCTGTCTGGCTGGCTGGCCCAGCAGGAGGACATCAATCGAATTGTCCTGTACCAAACTGACAACAGCATGACCCCGTGGACTCAGCGCTGCATCCGCCAGGCTGACTGCATCCTCATCGTTGGCCTGGGGGACCAGGAGCCCAGCCTGGgggag TTGGAGCAGATGCTGGAGAACACAGCAGTTCGGGCTTTGAAGCAGCTGGTCCTCCTGCACAAAGAGGACGGGCCAGGCCCCTCCAGGACAGTCGAGTGGCTCAATATGCGCAGCTGGTGCTCCGGGCATCTGCACCTCAAGTGTCCCCGCAGGGTCTTCTCCAGACGCAGCCCGAGCAAATTA AGGGAGGTATACGAGAAGGTGTTTgagaaaacagcagacagacacagtgattTCTCTCGGCTGGCCCGAGTCTTGACTGGAAACAGCATCGCCCTGGTgttgggaggaggtggagccag AGGCTGCTCTCATGTTGGTGTGATTAAAGCTATGGAGGAAGCAGGGATTCCTATTGACATAGTGGGTGGGACCTCAATCGGCTCATTTATCGGTGCACTGTACGCTGAGGAGAGGAGTGCTGTCAGGACCAAACAGAGAGCCAGAGAGTGGTCCAAG GCAATGAACTCAGTATTTAAAACAGTCCTGGACCTGACCTATCCCATCACCTCTATGTTCTCTGGTTCTGCCTTCAACACCAGCATCTATAAAGTTTTCCAGGACAGACAAGCTGAG GACCTGTGGCTGCCATACTTCAACGTCACCACTGACATCACAGCCTCAGCCATGCGTGTTCACCAAGATG GCTCTCTGTGGCGCTATGTGCGAGCGAGCATGACCCTCTCTGGGTATCTGCCGCCTCTCTGCGACCCCAAAGATGGCAACTTGCTAATGGACGGTGGCTACATCAACAACCTGCCAG CGGACATTGCAAGAAACATGGGCGCCAGAACAGTCATTGCCATCGACGTGGGTAGCCAAGATGAGACCGACCTCTGTAACTATGGCGACTGCCTGTCTGGCTGGTGGTTGCTGTGGAAACGGATAAATCCCTGGGCAGAGAAAGTAAAG gTGCCAGACATGGCAGAGATCCAGTCTCGCTTGGCCTATGTGTCATGTGTGCGGCAGTTAGAGGTGGTGAAGAAGAGTGCCTATTGTGAATACATCAGACCACCCATCGACCGCTTCAAGACCATGGACTTTGGCAAGTTTGACGAGATCTAT gATGTGGGCTTCCAGCATGGCAAGTTGGTGTTTACAGGCTGGGCCCGAGGTGACATTATCGAGAACATGCTGAAGGACCACCGTTCAGCCGATTACAACGACAGCAAGATAACTGAT TCCTGCACGTGTACAGGAGCTGACTTCACTGACCTTGCAGAGATTGTATCGAGGATAGAGCCAGTCCAAAGCTACGTAGCTGCAGAAG AGGAGTCAGACTGTCTGACAGAGTACGAGGAAGATGGGATGGACactgtgagagaggaggagggggaggaagaggaagaggaagcagaggaccCTGAGGACCACTCCCCTGGAGAGTGGGGCCAGAATGGAGTCTTTCAGACT GATGAGGAGAAATCTGTGAGACAACGCAGGAAACTCACCAGTGACACCTCCGAAGTCTCTGACTGCTGA
- the pnpla6 gene encoding neuropathy target esterase isoform X4 — MGQSTSDQEVQENNPEDGFNNFKSFVEEELQTRMMVGMVIGAGFSIVLIAILIFFILRRIKLRNIEAQEAPKYRFRKRDKVMFYGRKIMRKVSQSTSSLVGTSSSSRPRLKKKQKMLNIAKKILRFKKEVPTLQAKEPPPSVLEADLTEFDVANSHLPSEVLYMLKNVRVLGHFEKPLFLELCKHMVFVQFQQGEYVFRPGQPDSSIYVVQDGKLELCLTGADGKESVVKEVYPGDSVHSLLSILDVITGHQKPYRTVSARAAEVSTVLRLPVEAFLSIFEKYPESLVRVVQIIMVRLQRVTVLALHNYLGLTNELFSHEMQPSRLPPPSPHPTRTSPIRHGKRFGSLTVPEEHREAAIKGEAIGGEQGKDGATVPTLSRTISMPVDIAGIQKSLRSDFDMAYERGRISVSAEDGNTPPTFTRSVSQDQRERRVTVDEVPSGIYLYPEEESGVDNIFTPVSNRSSAALFEEAQKEILKLMKIEDPSLLNGRVTLHHAKAGAVLARQGDQDVSLHFVLSGCLHVYQRMINKQEAVCLFVTHPGEMVGQLAVLTGEPLIFTIKAIRDCTYLKISKSDFYEIMREQPSVVLSAAHTVAIRMSPFVRQMDFAIDWMAVEAGRALYRQDDQSDCTYIVLNGRLRSVIRKTNGKKELVGEYGRGDLIGVVEALTRQPRATTVHAVRDTELVKLPEGTLNNIKRRYPQVVTRLIHLLGQKILGNLQQGRGPFSGSALSLPTMTTSADVTNPASNLSTVAVLPVCDEVPINAFNLELSHALSAIGPTLLLTSEIIRERLGASALDSIHEYRLSGWLAQQEDINRIVLYQTDNSMTPWTQRCIRQADCILIVGLGDQEPSLGELEQMLENTAVRALKQLVLLHKEDGPGPSRTVEWLNMRSWCSGHLHLKCPRRVFSRRSPSKLREVYEKVFEKTADRHSDFSRLARVLTGNSIALVLGGGGARGCSHVGVIKAMEEAGIPIDIVGGTSIGSFIGALYAEERSAVRTKQRAREWSKAMNSVFKTVLDLTYPITSMFSGSAFNTSIYKVFQDRQAEDLWLPYFNVTTDITASAMRVHQDADIARNMGARTVIAIDVGSQDETDLCNYGDCLSGWWLLWKRINPWAEKVKVPDMAEIQSRLAYVSCVRQLEVVKKSAYCEYIRPPIDRFKTMDFGKFDEIYDVGFQHGKLVFTGWARGDIIENMLKDHRSADYNDSKITDSCTCTGADFTDLAEIVSRIEPVQSYVAAEAEESDCLTEYEEDGMDTVREEEGEEEEEEAEDPEDHSPGEWGQNGVFQTDEEKSVRQRRKLTSDTSEVSDC; from the exons ATGGGACAGAGTACCTCGGATCAAGAGGTCCAAGAAAACAACCCAGAG GACGGGTTTAACAACTTTAAGTCATTTGTGGAGGAGGAACTACAGACACGCATG ATGGTGGGGATGGTGATTGGTGCGGGCTTCTCCATAGTCCTCATCGCCatcctcatcttcttcatcttgcGGAGGATTAAGCTTCGAA ACATAGAAGCTCAAGAGGCGCCCAAGTACCGCTTTCGCAAGAGAGACAAAGTCATGTTCTATGGGCGAAAGATCATGCgcaaa GTCTCCCAGTCTACCTCTTCTCTGGTGGGAACATCATCCTCCTCTCGGCCACGTctaaagaagaagcagaagatgCTCAACATTGCCAAAAA GATCCTGCGCTTTAAAAAGGAGGTGCCCACCCTGCAGGCCAAGGAGCCCCCTCCATCAGTGCTAGAGGCTGACCTCACCGAGTTTGATGTGGCCAACTCCCACCTCCCCTCTGAGGTGCTCTATATGCTCAAAAACGTCCG AGTGCTGGGTCACTTTGAGAAGCCCCTCTTCCTAGAGCTGTGCAAACACATGGTGTTTGTGCAGTTCCAACAAGGGGAGTACGTCTTCAGGCCAGGCCAGCCTGACAGCAGCATCTACGTGGTTCAGGATGGAAAACTAGAATTGTGCCTTACTGGAGCG GATGGCAAAGAAAGTGTGGTGAAGGAGGTTTACCCAGGAGACAGTGTCCACAGCCTCCTCAGCATCCTGGATGTCATCACA GGCCACCAGAAGCCTTACAGAACGGTGTCAGCACGGGCTGCAGAGGTTTCCACTGTTCTCCGTTTACCTGTAGAAGCCTTCCTCTCTATATTTGAGAAGTACCCTGAGAGTCTTGTGCGGGTAGTACAg ATTATCATGGTTCGTCTCCAGAGAGTAACAGTCCTCGCCCTGCACAACTATCTGGGGCTCACAAATGAGCTTTTCAGCCAT GAAATGCAGCCATCGCGTCTGCCACCACCGTCTCCCCATCCGACCCGCACTAGTCCCATCCGTCATGGCAAGCGCTTCGGCAGCCTGACAGTGCCCGAGGAGCACCGGGAAGCTGCCATTAAGGGTGAAGCTATAG GAGGGGAACAAGGCAAAGATGGAGCGACAGTGCCAACTCTTAGCAGGACCATCTCTATGCCTGTAGACATCGCTG GTATACAGAAAAGTCTGAGATCAGACTTTGACATGGCGTACGAAAGGGGACGGATCTCAGTCTCTGCAGAGGATGGAAACACTCCTCCTACTTTTACTCGG TCTGTGTCCCAGGACCAGCGGGAGAGGAGGGTGACAGTAGATGAAGTTCCCTCAGGGATTTATCTGTATCCAGAGGAAGAGTCAGGAGTGGACAATATTTTCACACCTGTATCCAACCGATCCAGTGCAGCTCTGTTTGAGGAAGCTCAAAAAGAGATCCTCAAACTCATGAAGATTgag GACCCATCCTTGTTAAATGGGAGAGTGACTCTGCACCATGCAAAAGCTGGAGCTGTCTTAGCCAGACAGGGAGACCAG GATGTGAGTCTGCACTTTGTCCTGTCTGGTTGTCTGCATGTCTACCAACGGATGATTAACAAGCAAGAGGCCGTCTGCTTGTTTGTGACCCACCCTGGGGAGATGGTGGGCCAGCTCGCTGTGCTCACTGGAGAGCCCCTCATCTTCACCATCAAGGCCATCCGGGACTGTACTTACCTCAAGATCTCAAAGTCGGATTTCTACGA GATCATGAGGGAGCAGCCCAGCGTGGTTCTCAGTGCTGCACACACAGTGGCAATCCGCATGTCCCCTTTTGTCAGACAGATGGACTTTGCTATCGACTGGATGGCTGTGGAGGCTGGCAGAGCCCTTTACAG ACAGGATGACCAATCAGACTGCACCTACATTGTTCTAAATGGACGCCTGCGTTCAGTCATCCGCAAGACAAATGGCAAGAAAGAACTAGTTGGGGAATATGGCAGAGGAGACCTCATTGGAGTG GTGGAGGCCTTAACCAGACAGCCAAGGGCCACCACCGTCCACGctgtgagagacacagagctggTCAAACTGCCTGAGGGAACGCTCAACAACATCAAAAGACGATATCCCCAG GTGGTGACGCGGTTGATCCACTTGTTAGGACAGAAGATTCTGGGGAACCTCCAGCAGGGTCGTGGGCCTTTCTCAG GTTCAGCCCTGAGTCTGCCCACCATGACAACCAGTGCTGATGTCACCAACCCCGCCAGCAACCTCTCCACTGTGGCTGTCCTGCCTGTATGTGATGAGGTGCCAATCAACGCGTTCAACCTGGAGCTCAGCCATGCCCTCAGTGCCATCG GGCCCACTCTGCTATTAACTAGTGAGATAATCAGAGAGCGACTGGGTGCGTCTGCTTTGGACAG TATCCACGAGTATCGTCTGTCTGGCTGGCTGGCCCAGCAGGAGGACATCAATCGAATTGTCCTGTACCAAACTGACAACAGCATGACCCCGTGGACTCAGCGCTGCATCCGCCAGGCTGACTGCATCCTCATCGTTGGCCTGGGGGACCAGGAGCCCAGCCTGGgggag TTGGAGCAGATGCTGGAGAACACAGCAGTTCGGGCTTTGAAGCAGCTGGTCCTCCTGCACAAAGAGGACGGGCCAGGCCCCTCCAGGACAGTCGAGTGGCTCAATATGCGCAGCTGGTGCTCCGGGCATCTGCACCTCAAGTGTCCCCGCAGGGTCTTCTCCAGACGCAGCCCGAGCAAATTA AGGGAGGTATACGAGAAGGTGTTTgagaaaacagcagacagacacagtgattTCTCTCGGCTGGCCCGAGTCTTGACTGGAAACAGCATCGCCCTGGTgttgggaggaggtggagccag AGGCTGCTCTCATGTTGGTGTGATTAAAGCTATGGAGGAAGCAGGGATTCCTATTGACATAGTGGGTGGGACCTCAATCGGCTCATTTATCGGTGCACTGTACGCTGAGGAGAGGAGTGCTGTCAGGACCAAACAGAGAGCCAGAGAGTGGTCCAAG GCAATGAACTCAGTATTTAAAACAGTCCTGGACCTGACCTATCCCATCACCTCTATGTTCTCTGGTTCTGCCTTCAACACCAGCATCTATAAAGTTTTCCAGGACAGACAAGCTGAG GACCTGTGGCTGCCATACTTCAACGTCACCACTGACATCACAGCCTCAGCCATGCGTGTTCACCAAGATG CGGACATTGCAAGAAACATGGGCGCCAGAACAGTCATTGCCATCGACGTGGGTAGCCAAGATGAGACCGACCTCTGTAACTATGGCGACTGCCTGTCTGGCTGGTGGTTGCTGTGGAAACGGATAAATCCCTGGGCAGAGAAAGTAAAG gTGCCAGACATGGCAGAGATCCAGTCTCGCTTGGCCTATGTGTCATGTGTGCGGCAGTTAGAGGTGGTGAAGAAGAGTGCCTATTGTGAATACATCAGACCACCCATCGACCGCTTCAAGACCATGGACTTTGGCAAGTTTGACGAGATCTAT gATGTGGGCTTCCAGCATGGCAAGTTGGTGTTTACAGGCTGGGCCCGAGGTGACATTATCGAGAACATGCTGAAGGACCACCGTTCAGCCGATTACAACGACAGCAAGATAACTGAT TCCTGCACGTGTACAGGAGCTGACTTCACTGACCTTGCAGAGATTGTATCGAGGATAGAGCCAGTCCAAAGCTACGTAGCTGCAGAAG CAGAGGAGTCAGACTGTCTGACAGAGTACGAGGAAGATGGGATGGACactgtgagagaggaggagggggaggaagaggaagaggaagcagaggaccCTGAGGACCACTCCCCTGGAGAGTGGGGCCAGAATGGAGTCTTTCAGACT GATGAGGAGAAATCTGTGAGACAACGCAGGAAACTCACCAGTGACACCTCCGAAGTCTCTGACTGCTGA